A window of Dorea formicigenerans contains these coding sequences:
- a CDS encoding J domain-containing protein: MNDPYSVLGISRGATDDEIKKAYRALSRKYHPDANINNPNKDQAEAKFKEVQQAYQQIMHEREYGTTGSYGNGYGSSSGGYDGNNPNGGYGDFGGFDFGGFDFGGFGNFRGYSGQYQQRRSGATSNEGDLHMQAAANFINNGRYQEAINVLNGIDNKTAQWYYYSAIANSGIGNNVIALQHAREAARMEPNNIQYTTLVQRLENGGNWYRQQQGPYQTTFSSSGDWCVKLCIANLVCNLCCGGSGLCCGGSGMNGGHYI, from the coding sequence ATGAATGATCCATACAGCGTCCTTGGCATTTCCCGCGGCGCTACTGATGACGAAATAAAAAAAGCATACCGGGCACTAAGCCGAAAATATCACCCGGATGCAAATATCAATAACCCGAATAAAGATCAGGCAGAAGCCAAATTCAAAGAAGTCCAGCAGGCTTACCAGCAGATTATGCATGAACGCGAATACGGCACTACCGGTTCCTATGGAAATGGTTACGGAAGCTCTTCCGGCGGTTACGACGGAAATAATCCTAATGGCGGCTACGGTGACTTTGGAGGATTTGACTTCGGCGGATTTGACTTTGGAGGATTCGGAAACTTCCGCGGTTACTCCGGTCAGTATCAGCAGAGACGATCCGGCGCGACCAGTAACGAAGGTGACCTTCATATGCAGGCCGCTGCCAATTTCATTAATAATGGCCGCTATCAGGAAGCAATCAATGTTCTAAACGGAATTGATAACAAGACTGCGCAATGGTATTACTACAGTGCCATCGCTAACTCTGGTATCGGCAATAACGTCATTGCCCTACAGCATGCACGCGAAGCAGCTCGTATGGAACCGAACAATATACAGTACACCACCCTCGTACAACGACTGGAAAATGGCGGAAACTGGTACCGCCAGCAACAAGGGCCTTACCAGACAACCTTCTCAAGCAGCGGCGACTGGTGCGTAAAACTATGTATCGCCAACCTCGTCTGTAACCTATGCTGCGGCGGAAGCGGACTCTGCTGTGGTGGAAGCGGAATGAACGGCGGACATTACATATAG
- the galE gene encoding UDP-glucose 4-epimerase GalE: MAKILITGGAGYIGSHTALELLKEGYEVVVYDNLCNSSQESMKRVEELTGKTITFYEGDILNAETLKAMFEKEQVDAVIHCAALKAVGESVRKPLEYYQNNITGTLTLMKVMREVGVKNIVFSSSATVYGNPETMPITEDCPKGQCTNPYGWTKSMMEQIMTDVQAADPEWNVVLLRYFNPVGAHESGRIGEDPKGIPNNLMPYISQVAVGKLEKLGVFGDDYDTPDGTGVRDYIHVVDLAVGHVKAIKYIFSNPGLDIINLGTGVGYSVLDMVKAFSKACGKEIPYEIKPRREGDIAMCYADPSKAAKVLGWKAERGLEQMCEDAWRWQSQNPEGYRG; encoded by the coding sequence ATGGCAAAAATATTAATTACAGGTGGAGCAGGATATATTGGAAGTCATACTGCATTGGAACTTTTGAAGGAGGGTTACGAGGTAGTTGTATATGATAATCTCTGCAACTCCTCCCAGGAGTCTATGAAGCGCGTAGAAGAGCTTACAGGTAAGACAATCACATTTTACGAGGGAGATATTCTGAACGCTGAAACTTTAAAAGCCATGTTTGAAAAAGAGCAGGTAGATGCAGTTATTCACTGTGCAGCGCTTAAAGCAGTCGGAGAATCTGTAAGAAAGCCTCTGGAATATTATCAAAATAATATTACAGGAACACTGACACTTATGAAAGTCATGCGCGAAGTTGGCGTGAAGAATATTGTATTTAGTTCTTCTGCAACTGTATATGGTAATCCGGAGACAATGCCGATTACAGAGGACTGCCCGAAAGGACAGTGTACGAATCCATATGGCTGGACAAAATCTATGATGGAGCAGATCATGACAGACGTTCAGGCTGCTGATCCGGAATGGAATGTAGTATTACTCCGTTACTTTAATCCGGTCGGAGCACATGAGAGCGGACGGATCGGGGAAGATCCGAAAGGAATCCCGAACAATCTGATGCCATACATTTCTCAGGTGGCAGTTGGAAAACTTGAAAAATTAGGAGTATTTGGTGATGATTATGATACACCGGACGGCACAGGAGTACGTGATTACATTCACGTTGTGGATCTGGCAGTTGGTCATGTAAAAGCAATCAAATACATTTTCTCGAATCCGGGACTGGATATCATCAATCTGGGAACAGGTGTTGGTTATTCTGTATTGGATATGGTAAAAGCATTTAGCAAGGCATGTGGAAAAGAAATTCCATATGAAATCAAACCGAGACGTGAAGGAGATATTGCAATGTGCTATGCGGATCCTTCGAAAGCTGCGAAAGTACTTGGCTGGAAGGCTGAGAGAGGTCTGGAACAGATGTGCGAAGATGCATGGCGCTGGCAGTCACAGAACCCGGAGGGTTATAGAGGATAA
- a CDS encoding DUF951 domain-containing protein, with product MGYNYEVGDIVTLKKPHPCGSKEWEILRVGADFRLKCMGCGHQIMTGRKLVEKNTKDLKKKA from the coding sequence ATGGGATATAATTATGAAGTCGGCGACATAGTAACACTGAAAAAACCACATCCTTGTGGAAGCAAAGAGTGGGAGATATTACGTGTAGGTGCGGATTTCCGATTGAAATGCATGGGATGCGGACATCAGATTATGACAGGACGGAAACTGGTCGAAAAAAATACAAAAGATTTGAAGAAAAAGGCTTGA
- the rpsF gene encoding 30S ribosomal protein S6, translating into MNKYELAVVVSAKIEDDERAQVIEKVKALVERFGGKISDVDESGKKRLAYEIQKMKEAYYYFIHFDAEADVPGEIEQRIRIMDNVIRYLCVRQEA; encoded by the coding sequence ATGAATAAGTATGAATTAGCTGTTGTTGTCAGTGCAAAAATCGAAGATGACGAGAGAGCTCAGGTTATCGAGAAAGTAAAGGCTTTAGTAGAGCGTTTCGGTGGCAAGATCTCTGACGTTGATGAGAGCGGTAAGAAGAGATTAGCTTACGAGATTCAGAAAATGAAAGAAGCATATTACTACTTCATCCACTTCGATGCTGAGGCTGATGTTCCAGGCGAGATCGAGCAGAGAATCCGCATTATGGACAATGTCATCAGATATTTATGCGTAAGACAGGAAGCATAA
- the rplI gene encoding 50S ribosomal protein L9, with translation MKVILKEDVKALGKKGDVVEVSDGYARNFILKTGKGVEANGKNLNDLKLKKANDDKVAQEHYEAAVELGKKIEAGKIQVSIKTGEGGKVFGSVSSKEIAAEVKSQLGLEVDKKKVQLKDPIKSLGTHNVPIKLHPKVTTELKVVVTEEA, from the coding sequence ATGAAGGTTATTTTGAAAGAAGACGTAAAAGCCCTTGGGAAAAAAGGGGATGTAGTAGAGGTAAGTGACGGATACGCAAGAAACTTTATCCTGAAGACAGGAAAAGGTGTAGAAGCTAATGGTAAGAATTTAAATGATTTGAAACTTAAGAAGGCGAATGATGATAAAGTAGCACAGGAACACTATGAGGCTGCTGTAGAATTAGGAAAGAAGATCGAGGCAGGTAAGATCCAGGTTTCCATCAAAACTGGAGAAGGCGGAAAAGTATTTGGCTCTGTATCCTCCAAAGAAATTGCAGCAGAGGTAAAATCTCAGCTTGGGCTGGAAGTAGATAAAAAGAAAGTGCAGTTAAAAGATCCGATCAAATCTCTTGGAACACACAATGTGCCGATTAAATTACATCCAAAAGTAACTACAGAGCTGAAAGTTGTAGTTACAGAGGAAGCTTAG
- a CDS encoding DUF5685 family protein, translated as MFGYIAINKAEMKFKDYDVYQAYYCGLCRRLKECYGKRGQLTLSYDMTFLIVLLTGLYEPKTITGEIRCIAHPLEKHPTKINEYTDYAASMNLILSYYKCKDDWTDERKKKGYIAAKALEPKIKKIESNYPEKVRLIHSKLEEINQYEKKGETNLDLMAGLFGDIMAEIFAWEPDAWELSLRKIGFFLGKFIYLMDAYEDVEKDIENNSYNPLKEAFLQKTPEQFATECRTLLTMMMAECSREFEQLPILLHADILRNILYSGVWCRYTMVTSKRYENQNKENNHE; from the coding sequence ATGTTTGGATATATTGCAATCAACAAAGCTGAAATGAAATTCAAAGACTACGATGTGTACCAGGCGTACTATTGTGGTCTTTGTCGTCGTCTGAAAGAATGTTACGGAAAGCGTGGTCAACTGACACTGTCCTACGACATGACATTTCTCATTGTCCTGCTCACCGGGCTTTACGAACCAAAGACTATAACCGGTGAGATTCGCTGCATTGCGCACCCGCTTGAAAAACATCCGACAAAAATCAACGAATATACAGATTATGCAGCTTCCATGAATCTCATTCTTTCCTATTATAAATGTAAGGACGACTGGACCGATGAGCGAAAGAAAAAAGGATATATTGCTGCAAAAGCGCTGGAGCCGAAGATCAAAAAGATTGAAAGTAATTACCCGGAAAAAGTCCGGCTGATCCACTCAAAATTAGAAGAAATCAATCAATATGAAAAAAAAGGTGAGACAAATCTTGACCTTATGGCAGGACTTTTCGGTGATATCATGGCTGAAATCTTTGCCTGGGAACCAGATGCATGGGAATTATCTCTTCGAAAAATCGGATTCTTCCTTGGCAAATTCATTTACCTCATGGACGCCTATGAAGATGTAGAAAAGGATATTGAAAATAACAGCTACAATCCGCTAAAGGAAGCATTTTTGCAAAAAACTCCAGAACAGTTCGCCACAGAATGCCGCACTCTTCTGACCATGATGATGGCCGAATGTTCCAGAGAATTTGAACAGCTTCCGATTCTGCTTCACGCAGATATTTTAAGAAACATCTTGTATTCCGGGGTGTGGTGCAGGTATACTATGGTTACGTCCAAACGATATGAAAACCAGAATAAGGAGAACAATCATGAATGA
- the rpsR gene encoding 30S ribosomal protein S18, protein MAYDKAARPEGGFKRRNPGRRRKKVCVFCGKENNEIDYKDVAKLRKYVSERGKILPRRITGNCAKHQRALTVAIKRARHVALMPYVQD, encoded by the coding sequence ATGGCTTACGATAAAGCAGCTCGTCCAGAGGGCGGATTCAAAAGAAGAAATCCAGGACGCAGAAGAAAAAAAGTATGCGTATTCTGTGGTAAAGAGAATAACGAGATCGATTACAAAGATGTAGCAAAGTTAAGAAAGTATGTTTCTGAGAGAGGAAAAATCCTTCCAAGAAGAATTACAGGAAACTGTGCAAAACATCAGAGAGCTCTTACAGTAGCAATCAAGAGAGCTCGTCACGTTGCATTAATGCCATACGTGCAGGATTAA
- a CDS encoding MATE family efflux transporter, with the protein MEKDKDFLGTEPIGKLLLRLAIPTLAAQLINMLYNVVDRIYIGHIPKVGALALTGVGVCMPLIMIVSAFAVLVGNGGAPRASIYMGQNNKEDAEKTLGNCFATQILVAIVLTIVLLLGNRTFLLAFGASENTISYAAAYMNIYAVGTIFVQLTLGLNAFITAQGFAKTGMLSVLIGAVINIVLDPIFIFGLHMGVRGAALATIISQACSCIWVVSFLFGKKTFLKIQRKNMKLEARIILPSLALGLATFIMQASESIITVCFNSSLLKYGGDIAVGAMTILTSVMQFAMLPLQGLGQGAQPILSYNYGAKNVDRVRGTFRLLLKVSVGYAVILWLCVELFPQIFVSMFTSDAALLAFGKTALRVYMAAMFMFGIQIACQMGFTSLGCAPESIIVAVMRKFVLLIPLIYIVPHIWSADRTMGVYLAEPIADFFAVTFTMILFSNRFKKALKKIEK; encoded by the coding sequence ATGGAAAAAGATAAAGATTTCTTAGGGACAGAACCGATTGGAAAGCTTCTGCTCCGGCTGGCAATCCCAACGCTGGCAGCGCAGCTTATTAACATGCTGTACAACGTGGTGGATCGAATTTACATCGGTCATATCCCGAAGGTAGGAGCTTTGGCTCTTACGGGTGTCGGCGTGTGTATGCCGCTTATTATGATCGTGTCAGCATTTGCAGTGCTGGTAGGAAATGGTGGCGCGCCGAGAGCGTCTATTTATATGGGACAGAATAATAAGGAAGATGCGGAGAAGACACTTGGCAACTGCTTCGCAACACAGATTTTGGTGGCAATCGTGCTGACAATTGTGCTGCTTCTTGGCAATCGCACATTTCTACTGGCATTTGGAGCCAGTGAGAATACGATTTCATATGCGGCAGCCTACATGAACATTTATGCAGTGGGAACGATTTTTGTGCAGTTGACACTTGGGTTAAATGCATTTATCACTGCGCAGGGATTTGCAAAGACAGGAATGTTATCTGTGCTGATTGGTGCAGTGATCAACATTGTGCTTGACCCGATTTTTATCTTTGGATTACATATGGGCGTGCGAGGCGCAGCGCTTGCAACAATCATATCACAGGCATGCTCCTGTATCTGGGTCGTCAGCTTCTTATTTGGAAAGAAGACATTTTTAAAGATACAAAGAAAGAATATGAAGCTGGAAGCAAGAATTATATTACCAAGTCTTGCGCTGGGACTCGCAACATTTATTATGCAGGCGAGTGAAAGTATTATCACGGTGTGCTTCAACTCATCTTTGTTAAAATATGGCGGGGATATTGCAGTTGGAGCCATGACGATCCTGACCAGTGTAATGCAGTTTGCGATGCTGCCACTACAGGGACTTGGACAGGGAGCACAGCCGATACTCAGCTATAATTATGGAGCAAAAAATGTAGACCGCGTTCGGGGAACATTTCGCCTGCTGTTAAAGGTAAGCGTTGGATATGCAGTGATTCTGTGGTTATGTGTAGAACTTTTTCCACAGATTTTCGTCAGCATGTTCACATCAGACGCAGCACTGCTTGCATTTGGCAAGACAGCACTTCGTGTATATATGGCAGCAATGTTTATGTTTGGAATCCAGATCGCATGCCAGATGGGATTTACCTCTCTTGGCTGCGCACCAGAATCCATTATTGTAGCAGTAATGAGGAAATTCGTACTGTTGATTCCACTGATTTATATTGTTCCACACATCTGGAGTGCAGATCGAACTATGGGAGTATATCTGGCAGAACCAATCGCCGATTTCTTCGCAGTAACATTCACCATGATCCTGTTCAGTAACCGGTTTAAGAAAGCATTGAAAAAAATAGAAAAGTAA
- a CDS encoding DHH family phosphoesterase: MDEGLSKKRGAHISGRLKNYMRWPIAMAIMLLLLNLWIYCIDIKAGTLMLIFMLIYIVGIGILYVYSRSLIMKDLIEFAAQYGVVQNTLLKELSVPYAILLEDGQLLWMNDQFERLFGDTAQKDKYLSRYIPELNRSIFPKEENDVVEMDVYYEDREYKAELRRVSVEGFSETEQLLELPAEREYFIAVYLQDVTELNRYIKENEEQRLVAGLIYIDNYDEVMNSVEEVRQSLLVALVDRKINQYIAKADGIVKKTETDKYFIALKKQEFKRLEDDKFSLLEDVKTVNIGNQIPLTLSIGLGLSAGNYSQSYNYARVAIDLALARGGDQAVIKDCHGITYYGGKREMTAKNTRVKARVKAEALREYITVNDKIFVMGHTLTDVDSFGAAIGICRAANALGKKANVVINEVSASLRPLYNMYIDNPSYPDDLFLTSEQALNLADENSMVVVVDTNRPKMVECEELLYLAKTIVVLDHHRQSSDSIDKALLSYIEPYASSACEMVSEILQYIVDDIQIPNLEASSMYAGIMIDTNSFMNRTGVRTFEAAAFLRRSGADITLVRKMFRDDMEGYRAKAAIISNAEVYQKKFAIATGIDLQVESPTIIGAQAANELLDISEIKASFVLTEYNGKIYVSARSIDEVNVQVIMEKLGGGGHMNASGAQFNHTDMDEAVACLKQVLDNMIKEGDI, translated from the coding sequence ATGGATGAAGGCTTGAGCAAGAAGCGAGGGGCGCATATCAGTGGCAGACTGAAGAACTACATGCGTTGGCCGATCGCGATGGCGATCATGCTTCTCTTATTGAATTTGTGGATCTATTGCATTGATATCAAAGCCGGTACACTCATGTTGATATTTATGCTGATTTATATAGTCGGCATTGGGATTTTGTATGTATACAGCCGATCACTGATCATGAAAGATCTGATTGAATTTGCAGCTCAGTATGGTGTTGTACAGAATACGCTTTTAAAAGAATTGTCTGTTCCATATGCAATTCTTCTGGAGGACGGACAGCTCTTGTGGATGAATGATCAGTTTGAACGGTTGTTTGGAGATACAGCGCAGAAAGATAAGTATCTGAGCAGATATATACCAGAGTTGAACCGGAGCATTTTCCCAAAAGAAGAAAATGACGTGGTAGAGATGGATGTCTACTATGAGGACCGTGAGTATAAGGCGGAATTAAGACGTGTGTCTGTGGAAGGATTCAGCGAGACAGAGCAACTCCTGGAATTGCCGGCAGAGCGAGAGTATTTTATTGCGGTTTACCTTCAGGATGTGACGGAACTGAACCGGTATATTAAGGAAAATGAAGAGCAGCGGCTGGTTGCAGGCTTGATCTATATTGATAATTATGATGAAGTCATGAATAGTGTAGAGGAAGTCAGACAGTCACTTTTAGTTGCGCTGGTGGATCGCAAGATCAACCAGTATATTGCAAAAGCAGACGGAATCGTAAAGAAAACCGAGACGGACAAATATTTTATTGCTTTGAAGAAGCAAGAGTTCAAGAGACTGGAGGATGACAAATTCTCTCTTCTTGAGGATGTAAAAACAGTCAATATCGGTAATCAGATTCCATTGACACTGAGTATTGGCCTGGGACTCAGTGCGGGTAATTATTCCCAAAGTTATAATTATGCCCGTGTTGCCATTGATCTGGCTCTTGCCAGAGGCGGCGATCAGGCTGTTATCAAAGACTGCCATGGTATTACATATTATGGCGGCAAGCGTGAGATGACTGCAAAGAACACGCGTGTCAAAGCCCGTGTTAAAGCAGAAGCATTGCGAGAGTATATTACAGTCAATGACAAGATATTTGTCATGGGACATACACTGACAGATGTAGATTCTTTTGGTGCAGCTATCGGTATCTGCAGAGCGGCAAATGCTCTTGGAAAAAAGGCAAATGTGGTGATCAATGAGGTGTCAGCATCTCTTAGGCCGCTCTATAATATGTATATTGATAATCCGTCTTACCCGGACGATCTGTTCCTGACATCAGAACAGGCATTGAACCTGGCGGATGAGAATTCCATGGTCGTAGTTGTGGATACGAACCGCCCGAAGATGGTAGAATGTGAAGAACTTTTGTATCTGGCAAAGACGATTGTCGTACTGGATCATCACCGTCAGAGCAGTGATAGTATTGATAAGGCATTATTGTCTTATATTGAACCTTATGCTTCGTCAGCATGTGAGATGGTATCTGAGATCCTGCAGTACATTGTAGATGATATTCAGATTCCGAATCTGGAGGCAAGCAGTATGTATGCCGGTATCATGATCGATACGAACAGTTTTATGAATCGTACCGGAGTGCGTACATTTGAAGCGGCAGCATTTCTCAGAAGATCCGGAGCAGATATCACACTTGTGCGTAAGATGTTCAGGGATGATATGGAAGGATACCGCGCAAAAGCTGCAATTATCAGCAACGCAGAGGTATATCAGAAAAAATTTGCCATTGCGACAGGTATAGATCTTCAGGTGGAGAGTCCGACGATCATCGGAGCACAGGCGGCAAATGAACTTTTGGATATCAGTGAGATTAAAGCGTCCTTTGTATTGACAGAATATAATGGAAAGATTTATGTGAGCGCCCGTTCCATCGATGAAGTTAATGTTCAGGTCATTATGGAAAAGTTAGGAGGCGGCGGTCATATGAATGCTTCGGGAGCGCAGTTCAATCATACGGATATGGACGAGGCTGTTGCATGTCTGAAGCAGGTTCTGGATAATATGATAAAAGAAGGAGATATATAG
- a CDS encoding DUF4956 domain-containing protein translates to MSVQDVIKKSVLESGVFDKFDVPGMLTALAIALLLGGVIYLVYRKFYVGVIFSRSFAITLVGMTVLTCMVTLAISTNIVISLGMVGALSIVRFRTAVKDPMDLLYLFWAITTGITAGAGMYVLAVLAAVIMIVMIYLFYHRQQNGKIYIVVIHYTGDDAGDEIIRNFGKIRYFIKSKTMRKEKTEMAVEVFCRQNQMDFTEKIRKIENVDDVTLIQYNGEYHG, encoded by the coding sequence ATGAGTGTACAGGATGTAATAAAAAAATCAGTACTGGAATCCGGTGTATTCGATAAATTCGATGTTCCGGGAATGCTTACGGCACTTGCCATAGCGTTGCTCCTTGGCGGAGTAATCTACTTGGTCTATCGAAAATTTTACGTAGGAGTGATTTTTTCCAGAAGCTTTGCAATCACACTTGTAGGAATGACGGTTCTTACATGTATGGTCACACTGGCAATCAGTACGAATATTGTGATTTCCCTTGGTATGGTTGGTGCATTATCTATTGTACGTTTTCGTACAGCAGTCAAAGACCCGATGGATCTTCTTTATCTGTTTTGGGCGATAACGACAGGAATTACAGCCGGTGCAGGTATGTATGTGCTTGCGGTACTGGCGGCAGTGATCATGATTGTTATGATTTATTTGTTTTATCACAGACAGCAGAATGGGAAGATTTATATTGTAGTAATTCATTATACCGGAGATGATGCCGGAGATGAAATCATACGCAACTTTGGAAAAATTCGTTATTTTATCAAATCAAAGACGATGCGGAAAGAAAAGACAGAGATGGCAGTTGAAGTATTCTGCAGACAGAATCAGATGGACTTTACGGAAAAAATCCGTAAGATTGAAAATGTGGATGATGTAACGCTGATTCAGTATAATGGCGAATATCACGGATAA
- a CDS encoding single-stranded DNA-binding protein, with translation MNKVILMGRLTRDPEVRYSQGGENSLAIARYTLAVDRRFKRNGDEQTADFIGCVAFGRNAEFAEKYFRQGLKVVVTGRIQTGSYTNKDGQKVYTTDVVVEEQEFAESKATSDANAGSFSHAGGFQQAPAPTPAADAGDGFMNIPDGIDEELPFN, from the coding sequence ATGAATAAAGTTATTTTGATGGGACGCCTGACCAGAGATCCAGAAGTGAGATATTCACAGGGTGGAGAGAATTCTCTGGCAATTGCGAGATATACGTTGGCAGTAGACAGAAGATTCAAACGTAATGGTGATGAACAGACTGCTGACTTCATCGGTTGCGTTGCGTTTGGACGAAACGCTGAGTTCGCTGAGAAGTATTTTCGTCAGGGACTGAAGGTTGTTGTGACCGGACGTATCCAGACAGGAAGCTACACGAACAAAGATGGACAGAAGGTATATACAACAGACGTTGTAGTGGAAGAACAGGAATTTGCTGAGAGCAAAGCTACAAGTGATGCCAACGCGGGAAGTTTTTCCCATGCAGGTGGTTTCCAGCAGGCACCGGCTCCGACGCCGGCAGCTGATGCAGGTGACGGCTTCATGAATATTCCAGATGGAATTGATGAAGAACTCCCATTTAACTAA
- the srtB gene encoding class B sortase, with the protein MCYYRGIEKEQRMSKNRRRPHRGRREKKKKAGMLSNIILIVALAVFCVSAFQLVKIVGGYAKGRDEYKKIQSIAINKEDSEPEKGFSVDFDELKGINPDTVGWIRFYPEPSIINYPIVQTTDNEKYLHKTFSENDNTLGTIFLNADNNANFNDRNSIIYGHRMKDGSMFRKLDEYKDKSFWEANPYFYIYTPDGREIVYHIYSAATVKDTDDVYLTGFENDEAYRSYLDMTKRIAIYDTGVEVTTADSVVTLSTCTSASDEHRFVVIGVKEQENQMGQTK; encoded by the coding sequence ATGTGCTACTATAGAGGAATAGAAAAGGAGCAGCGTATGAGTAAGAATAGAAGAAGACCACATCGTGGCCGCAGAGAAAAGAAAAAGAAAGCCGGCATGTTATCCAATATCATCCTGATCGTGGCACTGGCTGTATTTTGCGTTTCAGCCTTTCAACTTGTGAAGATTGTCGGAGGTTATGCAAAAGGCCGTGATGAATATAAGAAGATTCAGAGCATTGCAATCAATAAAGAAGACAGTGAGCCGGAAAAAGGCTTTTCTGTTGATTTTGATGAATTAAAAGGAATCAATCCGGATACAGTCGGGTGGATCCGTTTTTACCCGGAGCCATCAATTATTAATTATCCGATTGTTCAGACAACGGATAATGAAAAATATTTACACAAAACATTTTCGGAAAATGATAATACACTTGGAACGATTTTTTTGAATGCGGACAATAATGCAAATTTCAATGATCGTAATTCAATCATATATGGGCATCGTATGAAGGACGGTTCTATGTTTCGAAAGTTAGATGAATATAAAGATAAATCTTTCTGGGAAGCAAACCCGTATTTTTACATTTACACGCCGGACGGAAGAGAGATTGTATATCATATTTACAGTGCGGCGACAGTCAAGGATACAGACGATGTGTATCTGACAGGCTTCGAGAACGACGAAGCATATCGGTCTTACCTGGATATGACGAAGCGGATCGCGATTTATGATACGGGTGTGGAAGTGACGACTGCAGATTCAGTTGTGACACTATCAACATGTACAAGCGCCAGCGACGAGCACCGATTTGTAGTGATTGGAGTAAAAGAACAAGAAAATCAAATGGGACAGACAAAGTAA
- a CDS encoding nucleotidyltransferase family protein has product MKKPVLVIMAAGMGSRYGGLKQIDPVDAKGRIIMDFSIFDAKRAGFEKVIFIIKKEQEDLFREAVGDRVSEYMEVSYAYQEINNIPAGFQVPEGRVKPWGTAHAVYSCKDMIDGPFAVINADDYYGREAFQLIYDYLNSHEDDDKFRYTMVGYKLCNTVTENGYVSRGVCEMNEAGELIGIRERTRIEHHENGIAFTEDDGATWTHLDDDTTVSMNMWGFSKSILDEIEKGFPAFLEKGLKENPMKCEYYLPGVVSDLLGENRATVAVLKSADKWYGVTYKEDKPVVMEAIRKMEEEGLYPA; this is encoded by the coding sequence ATGAAGAAACCAGTATTAGTAATTATGGCGGCAGGAATGGGAAGCCGTTACGGTGGACTGAAACAGATTGATCCGGTGGATGCGAAAGGACGCATCATTATGGATTTTTCCATCTTTGATGCAAAACGCGCTGGATTTGAGAAGGTAATTTTTATCATTAAGAAAGAGCAGGAAGACTTATTCCGCGAGGCAGTTGGTGACCGTGTGTCAGAATACATGGAAGTGTCTTATGCATATCAGGAAATCAATAATATTCCGGCAGGTTTTCAGGTGCCGGAAGGACGTGTGAAACCATGGGGAACAGCACACGCCGTTTATAGCTGTAAGGACATGATCGATGGCCCGTTTGCAGTTATCAATGCAGATGATTATTATGGAAGAGAGGCATTCCAGCTCATTTATGATTATCTGAATAGCCATGAAGATGATGATAAGTTCCGTTACACTATGGTAGGCTACAAGCTTTGCAACACTGTTACAGAAAATGGATATGTATCCCGTGGTGTGTGTGAGATGAACGAGGCTGGGGAACTGATCGGAATTCGTGAAAGAACACGTATTGAGCATCATGAGAACGGAATAGCATTTACAGAAGATGACGGTGCTACATGGACACATCTAGACGATGACACAACGGTTTCTATGAATATGTGGGGATTCTCAAAAAGTATTCTTGATGAGATCGAGAAAGGATTCCCGGCATTCCTTGAGAAGGGACTGAAAGAGAACCCTATGAAATGTGAATATTATCTGCCGGGAGTAGTCAGCGACCTGTTAGGAGAGAATCGTGCGACAGTTGCAGTTCTGAAATCAGCAGACAAATGGTATGGAGTTACATACAAAGAAGACAAACCGGTTGTTATGGAAGCAATCCGCAAGATGGAAGAAGAAGGATTGTACCCGGCTTAA